The following are encoded in a window of Streptomyces sp. SAT1 genomic DNA:
- a CDS encoding DUF397 domain-containing protein: MPSTPNGVRASSLDARWIKSRHSNAEGNCVEVAALNGGGIAVRNSRDPDGPALVYTPAEVAAFLAGAKEGEFDHLLW; the protein is encoded by the coding sequence GTGCCATCGACGCCGAACGGAGTGCGGGCCAGCTCTTTGGACGCCCGCTGGATCAAGAGCAGGCACAGCAACGCCGAGGGCAACTGTGTGGAGGTCGCCGCCCTGAACGGCGGCGGGATAGCGGTACGCAACTCCCGGGACCCCGACGGCCCCGCCCTCGTCTACACCCCGGCCGAGGTGGCGGCGTTCCTGGCGGGCGCCAAGGAGGGTGAGTTCGACCACCTGTTGTGGTGA
- a CDS encoding DUF5133 domain-containing protein has protein sequence MLVPDPKIVRTLLTRYASLKIAQAERERADAARELEDVSYTLCVMMGTTSIHDAIVRADALLLATGRTAEAAQDTDGDSGLSLAV, from the coding sequence GTGCTGGTTCCGGACCCGAAGATCGTCAGGACGTTGCTGACTCGGTACGCATCACTGAAGATCGCGCAGGCTGAGAGGGAGCGGGCCGATGCGGCTCGGGAGCTGGAGGACGTCAGTTACACCCTGTGCGTCATGATGGGCACGACGAGCATCCACGACGCGATCGTCCGCGCGGACGCGCTGCTGCTGGCCACCGGCCGGACGGCGGAGGCGGCGCAGGACACCGACGGCGACAGCGGTCTCTCGCTGGCCGTCTGA
- the tgmB gene encoding ATP-grasp ribosomal peptide maturase, whose amino-acid sequence MTVLILTGEEDVTADMVVVHLNASSIPVVRLDPADLTAGATLSGEYAHGTFDAQLSCGGRLVSLSGLRAVWVRRPGVPASRAAQPSSWLTEEAAQALYGMLGGCGARWMNHPDAARRARVKPWQLRHAQRSGLPVPATLITTVPQAAREFAARFPDLVVKPVSGAHPQEPPRAVPTTRVAPDADFDAVAYGPTLLQRRVDKRADIRLTAVGGTLLAARKEIPADADPDEVDVRFASSRTPWRAAEVPPGTEAAVRAYLRTAELAYGAFDFAEDSEGTWWFLECNQSGQFGFIEVETGQPIARTIAAWLARPGAPVAGS is encoded by the coding sequence ATGACCGTACTGATCCTCACCGGCGAGGAGGACGTGACGGCGGACATGGTGGTGGTCCACCTGAACGCCTCCTCGATCCCGGTGGTCCGGCTCGATCCGGCCGACCTGACCGCGGGCGCCACGCTGTCGGGCGAGTACGCGCACGGCACCTTCGACGCCCAGCTGTCCTGCGGGGGACGGCTGGTGAGCCTGAGCGGGCTGCGCGCCGTCTGGGTGCGCCGGCCCGGCGTTCCGGCGTCCCGGGCCGCCCAGCCCTCGTCCTGGCTCACGGAGGAGGCGGCCCAGGCGCTGTACGGCATGCTGGGCGGCTGCGGCGCGCGCTGGATGAACCATCCCGACGCGGCCCGCCGGGCCCGGGTGAAGCCGTGGCAGCTGCGACACGCCCAGCGCTCCGGGCTGCCGGTGCCCGCGACCCTGATCACCACCGTCCCGCAGGCCGCCAGGGAGTTCGCCGCGCGCTTCCCGGACCTGGTGGTCAAGCCGGTCTCCGGCGCGCATCCGCAGGAGCCGCCGCGGGCGGTGCCCACCACCAGGGTCGCGCCGGACGCCGACTTCGACGCGGTCGCCTACGGTCCCACGCTGCTGCAACGGCGGGTCGACAAGCGGGCCGACATCCGGCTGACCGCCGTGGGCGGCACCCTGCTGGCGGCCCGCAAGGAGATCCCGGCGGACGCGGACCCGGACGAGGTGGACGTCCGCTTCGCCTCCTCGCGGACGCCGTGGCGGGCCGCCGAGGTGCCGCCCGGTACGGAGGCCGCCGTACGCGCCTATCTCCGGACGGCCGAACTGGCTTACGGTGCCTTCGACTTCGCGGAGGACTCCGAGGGGACCTGGTGGTTCCTGGAGTGCAACCAGTCGGGGCAGTTCGGGTTCATCGAGGTGGAGACGGGCCAGCCGATCGCCCGCACCATCGCCGCGTGGCTGGCCCGGCCGGGGGCGCCCGTGGCCGGATCGTGA
- a CDS encoding Gfo/Idh/MocA family protein, with amino-acid sequence MRIGLLGTGPWAQMVHAPALAGHGGLEFAGVWGRRTAAAAELAERHGTRAYADADALLADVDAVAVALPPDVQAELAVLAARAGRHLLLDKPLAPTVEQARAVVEAAERAQVASVVFFTTRFQSAPRAWIAEQAERGGWFTGRAQWLGALFGGAEDSPFAASPWRREKGALWDVGPHALSVLLPVLGDVRRVTAAAPGPGDTVHVVLDHTGGASSTLTLSLSAPPAAAGTAVEVRGTEGTAVLPEGTEEAVVAFTRAADALTEAARTGRPHPCDAAFGLRVTEILAEAGDLLGRDGD; translated from the coding sequence ATGCGCATCGGACTGCTCGGCACCGGCCCCTGGGCCCAAATGGTCCACGCCCCCGCCCTCGCCGGGCACGGCGGACTGGAGTTCGCCGGGGTGTGGGGCCGCCGTACGGCTGCCGCCGCGGAACTGGCCGAGCGGCACGGCACCCGCGCCTACGCCGACGCCGACGCGCTGCTCGCGGACGTGGACGCGGTCGCCGTCGCGCTGCCGCCGGACGTCCAGGCGGAGTTGGCGGTGCTCGCGGCCCGCGCCGGCCGCCATCTGCTGCTGGACAAGCCGCTGGCACCGACGGTGGAGCAGGCCCGCGCGGTGGTCGAGGCCGCCGAGCGGGCGCAGGTGGCCTCGGTGGTCTTCTTCACCACCCGCTTCCAGAGCGCGCCGCGGGCGTGGATCGCCGAACAGGCGGAGCGGGGCGGCTGGTTCACGGGCCGGGCGCAGTGGCTCGGCGCCCTGTTCGGCGGCGCCGAGGACAGTCCGTTCGCTGCCTCGCCGTGGCGGCGGGAGAAGGGCGCGCTGTGGGACGTGGGCCCGCACGCGCTGTCGGTGCTGCTGCCGGTCCTGGGCGACGTACGGCGGGTGACGGCCGCCGCACCCGGCCCGGGGGACACCGTGCATGTGGTCCTCGACCACACCGGCGGCGCCTCCAGTACCCTCACGCTCAGTCTCTCCGCGCCGCCCGCAGCGGCCGGGACCGCGGTGGAGGTGCGGGGCACGGAAGGGACGGCCGTCCTGCCGGAGGGCACCGAGGAGGCCGTCGTCGCCTTCACGCGGGCGGCCGACGCCCTGACGGAAGCCGCCCGCACCGGACGCCCGCACCCGTGCGACGCCGCGTTCGGGCTGCGGGTCACGGAGATCCTGGCGGAGGCCGGTGACCTGCTGGGCCGCGACGGCGACTGA
- a CDS encoding SAM-dependent methyltransferase codes for MPAENQLSTNIDEHVPTAARMYDHYLGGKDNYAADRSACEELDKVVPSTRRLALNNRRFLQRAVRTLAQEYGIRQFLDHGSGLPTQDNVHQVAQRIDPDSHVVYVDNDPMVLVHGRALLQQDERTAVIHADMRQTDEIFAHEDTRRLIDLSKPVAVLFNSVFHCIPDSDTDGPLAVVRRVRERLVPGSIMLMCQLVSEEAEVRAFVTDFMDKATQGHWGRVREEKDVAEWFEDLDVLEPGLVEVSTWRPDTEVAPRQLTHEWVEFGGIGVVR; via the coding sequence ATGCCTGCGGAGAACCAGTTGTCCACGAACATCGACGAGCATGTGCCGACCGCCGCGCGCATGTACGACCACTACCTCGGCGGCAAGGACAACTACGCGGCGGACCGCTCGGCGTGCGAGGAACTCGACAAGGTCGTCCCGAGCACGCGCCGGCTCGCCCTGAACAACCGCCGCTTCCTCCAGCGGGCCGTCCGCACCCTCGCCCAGGAGTACGGGATACGCCAGTTCCTGGACCACGGCTCCGGTCTGCCCACCCAGGACAACGTCCACCAGGTCGCCCAGCGCATCGACCCGGACTCCCACGTCGTCTACGTGGACAACGACCCCATGGTGCTGGTGCACGGCCGCGCCCTCCTCCAGCAGGACGAGCGCACCGCGGTCATACACGCCGACATGCGGCAGACCGACGAGATCTTCGCGCACGAGGACACCCGGCGGCTGATCGACCTTTCCAAGCCGGTGGCCGTGCTGTTCAACTCCGTCTTCCACTGCATCCCGGACAGCGACACCGACGGCCCGCTCGCCGTGGTCCGGCGGGTCCGGGAGCGGCTCGTGCCCGGCAGCATCATGCTGATGTGCCAACTGGTCAGCGAGGAAGCCGAGGTGCGGGCGTTCGTCACCGACTTCATGGACAAGGCCACCCAGGGGCACTGGGGGAGGGTGCGCGAGGAGAAGGACGTCGCCGAGTGGTTCGAGGACCTGGACGTCCTGGAGCCGGGCCTGGTCGAGGTCTCCACCTGGCGTCCCGACACCGAGGTGGCGCCCCGTCAGCTCACCCACGAATGGGTGGAGTTCGGCGGCATAGGCGTGGTCCGCTGA
- a CDS encoding helix-turn-helix domain-containing protein, producing the protein MSAESQGRSRLEPYLDGSEPAPTLLKLLVGVQLTGFREDAGLSQEQAARGLGFSAAKLSRIESGKGRRPPAEGDVRALLQLYGTGDYESSVLLKLLRRAGEPGWWQRYDKRLMPEWFDRLVGLQEAAAAIRTFELQYVPGLLQIPAYTRAVVERGLPTAPSNEVQRRVELRTRRTDLLRREDPPQLWAVLDESVLLRVLGSREIMREQLDHLIEMAQLPHVTVQVVPLDVTNASAPAIPITYLRFGGLDLPDVVYLEHIRSANFLEDRDETEEYRIALDRLADEALTPAKSLELLRTTARQRYPAP; encoded by the coding sequence ATGTCCGCCGAGTCGCAAGGCCGCTCCCGCCTCGAACCCTATCTGGACGGTTCCGAACCGGCGCCCACTTTGCTGAAGTTGCTGGTCGGTGTACAGCTCACCGGCTTCCGCGAGGACGCCGGACTGTCCCAGGAGCAGGCGGCCCGGGGTCTCGGCTTCAGTGCCGCGAAACTCTCGCGCATCGAGTCGGGCAAGGGCCGTCGGCCTCCGGCGGAGGGCGACGTGCGCGCCCTCCTTCAGCTCTACGGCACCGGCGACTACGAGTCCTCGGTCCTGCTGAAGCTGCTGCGGCGCGCCGGTGAGCCCGGCTGGTGGCAGCGGTACGACAAGCGGCTGATGCCCGAGTGGTTCGACCGCCTCGTCGGTCTCCAGGAGGCAGCGGCCGCGATCCGTACGTTCGAGCTCCAGTACGTGCCCGGTCTGCTGCAGATCCCGGCGTACACCCGGGCGGTGGTGGAGCGCGGACTGCCGACCGCGCCGTCGAACGAGGTGCAGCGGCGGGTGGAGCTGCGCACCCGGCGCACCGATCTGCTGCGCCGCGAGGATCCGCCGCAGTTGTGGGCGGTGCTCGACGAGTCGGTGCTGCTGCGCGTCCTCGGCAGCCGCGAGATCATGCGCGAGCAACTGGACCATCTGATCGAGATGGCGCAGCTCCCGCATGTCACGGTGCAGGTGGTGCCGCTGGACGTGACCAACGCGTCCGCACCCGCGATACCCATCACCTATCTGCGCTTCGGCGGGCTCGACCTGCCGGACGTCGTCTACCTGGAACACATCAGGAGCGCCAACTTCCTCGAGGACCGGGACGAGACCGAGGAGTACCGGATCGCCCTGGACCGGCTGGCCGACGAGGCCCTGACGCCGGCGAAGTCACTGGAACTGCTGCGCACCACGGCCCGGCAGCGCTACCCGGCGCCCTGA